The proteins below come from a single Comamonas antarctica genomic window:
- a CDS encoding phosphoethanolamine transferase, whose amino-acid sequence MATESLVLWISVYVALAYNGSFLRATTTGRSWEATETWFFVGALVISLSALHGLIFSIAVARWSVRPLLTASVLVAAFATFYMQRYGVYYDPSMLRNVLRTDTAEASELITWSLIAHVSLYSAVPLWAIWRVRLTRTSLWRAVLRRIAFSASCAVAVVAAVLLIFQDFSALMRNQKELRYLITPANVIYSTARVLSTDAEKPKIRQSVGLDARVAAPSRTQKPKLLFIVVGETVRASNWGLNGYERQTTPNLQALNALNFGNVTACGTDTETSLPCMFSAIGRRDYDEARIRSSESLLHVLARTGIAVHWKDNQSGCKGVCDGLSVIPVDPPAAAGLCSEGRCLDEALLHGLESVAEASETTTVIVLHMLGNHGPAYFKRYPAAFRRFEPTCDTGELRKCDRQSIVNAYDNAVLYTDHVLGQAVAFLKRQESRFDTAMLYVSDHGESLGEKGLFLHGLPRAIAPDEQTKVPMVWWLSDGFKESRMVNSDCLKEKSSAAMSHDNLFHSVLGLLGVSTQVYEQGLDISAACRSIG is encoded by the coding sequence ATGGCAACAGAGAGTTTGGTTTTGTGGATCAGCGTGTACGTCGCGCTGGCCTACAACGGCTCTTTCCTGAGGGCGACCACGACTGGCCGCAGTTGGGAGGCGACAGAAACATGGTTTTTTGTCGGCGCACTGGTAATTTCATTGAGTGCGCTGCACGGGCTGATCTTCAGCATCGCTGTGGCCAGGTGGAGTGTTCGCCCTCTGCTCACAGCATCGGTGCTGGTTGCAGCTTTTGCAACCTTCTACATGCAACGCTACGGCGTCTACTACGACCCAAGCATGCTGCGCAATGTGCTGCGGACAGACACTGCTGAAGCCAGCGAGTTGATCACATGGAGCTTGATCGCTCACGTCTCGCTGTACTCGGCAGTCCCATTGTGGGCGATATGGCGCGTTCGCCTCACACGAACTTCCCTATGGCGCGCCGTCCTGCGGCGCATTGCCTTCAGTGCCTCCTGCGCGGTGGCAGTCGTGGCGGCTGTTCTCCTCATCTTCCAGGACTTCTCTGCGTTGATGAGAAACCAGAAGGAGTTGCGCTACCTCATCACGCCGGCCAACGTGATCTACTCGACAGCCCGCGTCTTATCGACCGATGCCGAGAAGCCCAAGATCAGGCAGTCCGTCGGCTTGGATGCGCGCGTGGCAGCGCCATCGAGAACCCAGAAGCCTAAATTGCTCTTCATCGTCGTGGGAGAGACTGTGAGAGCAAGCAATTGGGGTCTTAACGGCTATGAGCGGCAAACCACACCGAACCTTCAGGCGCTCAACGCTCTGAACTTTGGCAATGTCACAGCCTGCGGAACAGACACAGAAACTTCACTTCCATGCATGTTCTCGGCGATTGGAAGGCGAGACTACGATGAGGCCCGAATTCGCTCGTCCGAGTCGCTGCTTCACGTCTTGGCTCGTACCGGCATTGCGGTGCATTGGAAGGACAACCAGTCAGGCTGCAAGGGCGTCTGTGATGGCCTCAGCGTGATTCCTGTGGATCCGCCGGCCGCGGCGGGCCTGTGCTCTGAGGGTAGGTGTCTTGACGAAGCGCTCCTGCATGGGTTGGAGTCCGTCGCAGAGGCCTCCGAAACCACTACGGTCATAGTTCTGCACATGCTCGGTAACCATGGGCCCGCCTATTTCAAGCGCTACCCTGCAGCTTTCAGGCGCTTTGAACCCACCTGTGACACGGGCGAGCTGCGCAAGTGCGATCGTCAGAGCATAGTGAATGCCTATGACAATGCAGTGCTCTACACCGACCATGTTCTGGGGCAGGCTGTAGCCTTTCTCAAGCGCCAGGAGAGCCGCTTCGATACGGCGATGCTCTACGTGTCCGACCACGGCGAGTCGCTGGGCGAGAAAGGGCTGTTTCTTCACGGCTTGCCCAGGGCGATTGCACCTGACGAACAGACCAAGGTACCCATGGTTTGGTGGTTGTCGGACGGCTTCAAGGAGAGTCGCATGGTCAACAGTGATTGCTTGAAAGAAAAATCCTCGGCCGCCATGTCGCATGACAACCTCTTTCACTCTGTACTTGGGCTACTGGGTGTGTCGACTCAGGTCTATGAGCAGGGCCTGGACATTTCAGCGGCCTGTCGGTCGATTGGCTGA
- a CDS encoding IS3 family transposase (programmed frameshift): MTKTNKFSPEVRERAVRMVQEQRGEYPSLWAAIESIAPKIGCVPQTLNEWVKRTEVDAGKREGVTTAEAQRVKELEREVKELRRANEILKLASAFFAPGGARPPPEVLKTFIDQHRNAFGVEPLCKVLQVAPSAYRRHAALLRQPHKRCARAKRDELLMPQIQRVWQANMQVYGADKVWRQLAREGVTVARCTVERLMRSMGLRGVMRGKVVRTTIGDAKAACPLDRVNRQFRAERPNQLWVSDFTYVSTWQGWLYVAFVIDVYARRIVGWRVSNSMRTDFVLDALEQALYARQPERDGSLVCHSDRGSQYVSIRYTERLAEAGIEPSVGSKGDSYDNALAETINGLYKAELIHRRAPWKTKEAVEFATLEWVSWFNHHRLLEPIGYIPPAEAEANYYRQFANQATAVVT, from the exons ATGACGAAGACGAACAAGTTCTCACCCGAGGTGCGTGAGCGCGCAGTGAGGATGGTGCAGGAGCAGCGCGGGGAGTACCCGTCACTGTGGGCAGCCATCGAATCCATTGCCCCCAAGATTGGTTGCGTGCCACAGACGTTGAACGAATGGGTCAAGCGCACCGAAGTTGATGCAGGCAAGCGCGAAGGCGTCACCACAGCCGAAGCACAGCGGGTCAAGGAGTTGGAGCGCGAGGTCAAGGAACTGCGCCGGGCCAACGAGATATTGAAGCTGGCCAGCGCGTTTTTCGCCC CAGGCGGAGCTCGACCGCCGCCTGAAGTCTTGAAGACCTTCATCGACCAGCATCGCAATGCTTTCGGGGTCGAGCCGCTCTGCAAGGTTCTGCAGGTTGCCCCGTCGGCGTATCGACGTCATGCCGCGCTGCTGCGCCAGCCCCACAAGCGCTGCGCCAGGGCCAAACGCGACGAGTTGCTGATGCCGCAGATTCAACGCGTCTGGCAGGCCAACATGCAGGTCTACGGCGCCGACAAGGTGTGGCGGCAACTGGCGCGCGAAGGCGTGACCGTAGCTCGCTGTACTGTCGAGCGGCTGATGCGCAGCATGGGACTGCGCGGAGTGATGCGTGGCAAAGTCGTACGCACCACCATCGGTGACGCCAAGGCTGCGTGCCCGCTGGACCGGGTAAACCGGCAGTTCCGGGCAGAGAGGCCCAACCAGTTGTGGGTCAGCGACTTCACGTATGTCTCGACCTGGCAGGGCTGGCTGTACGTGGCCTTCGTCATCGATGTGTATGCCAGGCGCATCGTGGGCTGGCGAGTCAGCAATTCGATGCGTACCGACTTCGTGCTCGACGCCCTGGAGCAAGCCCTCTATGCCCGGCAACCAGAGCGCGATGGCAGCTTGGTCTGTCATTCGGACAGAGGGTCCCAATACGTCAGTATTCGATACACCGAGCGATTGGCAGAAGCGGGCATCGAACCATCGGTAGGGAGCAAGGGCGACAGCTACGACAACGCCTTGGCGGAAACCATCAATGGCCTGTACAAGGCAGAACTCATCCACCGCCGGGCACCCTGGAAAACCAAAGAGGCGGTGGAGTTTGCAACACTCGAATGGGTGTCATGGTTCAACCACCATCGCCTGCTCGAACCCATCGGGTATATCCCGCCTGCTGAGGCTGAGGCAAACTACTACCGGCAATTCGCCAATCAGGCCACTGCTGTGGTGACCTGA
- a CDS encoding IS3 family transposase (programmed frameshift) translates to MTKQPYPEEFKIEAVKQITERGHRVADVSARIGVSQHSLYKWIKVYSVPAPERQMQTSQTEELRRLKAELKRVTEERDIPKKSRRVLCQAVRVRYAFIKQHAQEHSVRRMCKVMQLHPSGYYAWKAAPHSPRAKDDHRLLGLLKQAWLESGGVYGYRKLTLDMRDLGERCGKHRVARLLKIEGLRSQTGYGRRPGMRGGKPAVVAPNHLKRQFKVDEPNQSWVTDITYIRTHEGWLYLAVVVDLFSRQVVGWSMGSRIDTSLVLDALLMALWRRQPRAPVMVHSDQGCQFTGHEWQTFLRDHNLVSSMSRRGNCHDNAVAESFFQLLKRERIRRRVYATRDDARADVFNYIEMFYNSQRRHSSAAGLSPVEFEQRHSQRLKSV, encoded by the exons ATGACAAAGCAGCCATATCCCGAAGAGTTCAAGATCGAAGCGGTCAAGCAGATAACGGAGCGAGGCCACCGAGTAGCCGATGTATCCGCCCGGATCGGCGTGAGCCAGCACAGCCTGTACAAGTGGATCAAGGTCTATTCGGTGCCTGCGCCAGAACGACAGATGCAGACGTCCCAGACCGAGGAGCTGCGACGGCTGAAGGCTGAACTCAAGCGCGTGACCGAGGAGCGTGACATCC CTAAAAAAAGCCGCCGCGTACTTTGCCAGGCAGTCCGGGTGAGGTACGCGTTCATCAAGCAGCATGCGCAGGAACACAGCGTACGGCGCATGTGCAAGGTGATGCAGCTACACCCCAGCGGCTACTACGCGTGGAAGGCAGCGCCGCATAGCCCACGGGCCAAGGACGACCACAGGCTTCTGGGCTTGCTCAAGCAGGCATGGCTGGAGAGTGGCGGTGTCTACGGCTACCGCAAACTCACGCTGGACATGCGCGACCTGGGCGAGCGTTGCGGCAAGCATCGCGTGGCGCGGTTGCTCAAGATCGAAGGCCTGCGATCGCAGACGGGCTACGGCCGCCGGCCTGGAATGCGAGGCGGCAAGCCCGCCGTGGTCGCACCAAACCATCTGAAGCGTCAGTTCAAGGTGGATGAGCCCAATCAGTCTTGGGTCACTGACATCACCTACATCCGAACCCACGAAGGCTGGCTGTACCTGGCGGTTGTGGTCGATCTGTTCTCACGCCAGGTAGTGGGCTGGTCCATGGGCAGCCGCATTGACACGAGCCTGGTCCTCGATGCACTGCTGATGGCGCTATGGCGCCGCCAGCCGCGTGCACCTGTCATGGTTCATTCCGATCAAGGCTGTCAGTTCACCGGCCACGAGTGGCAGACCTTCCTGCGCGACCATAATCTGGTCAGCAGCATGAGCCGGCGTGGCAACTGCCACGACAACGCTGTGGCTGAGAGCTTCTTCCAACTGCTCAAGCGCGAACGCATCCGCAGGCGGGTCTATGCAACCCGTGATGATGCGAGAGCGGACGTCTTCAACTACATCGAAATGTTCTACAACTCACAGCGCCGTCATTCATCGGCGGCAGGACTATCCCCTGTAGAGTTCGAACAGAGACATTCCCAACGGCTCAAAAGTGTCTAG
- a CDS encoding IS1182 family transposase, with protein MKRFIEGEDRQQVTMLPECLDDYIAEDNPVRVVDVFVEELDLRALGFDGINPAVTGRPAYHPAVLLKLYIYGYLNRIQSSRRLEREAQRNVELMWLTGRLAPDFKTIADFRRSNGTGIRNVCKRFIAMCRQLNLFSQAIVAIDGSKFKAVNSRDRNFTTGKIEARQQQIEQSIQRYLDALETADRTQPAEVEAKTERLQEKLQKLREQMRQLDGLKEQLKSLPDGQVSLTDPDARSMATQAKGSGLVGYNVQTAVDARHHLIVAHEVTNVGNDRAQLHSMACAADQAMGSENLQAFADRGYFSGPQLKACEDAGITTFVPKPMTSNAKAEGRFDKGDFIYIAKDDEYQCPAGERAIHRFKTIEKGLSLSIYWSSACPHCPLREQCTTSKYRRIRRWEHEEVLERVQQRLDSNPEAMTLRRSTVEHVFGTLKHWMGSTHFLMKTLKHVGTEMSLHVLAYNLKRVMGVMGIVQMMKAMRMAKA; from the coding sequence ATGAAGCGATTCATCGAAGGCGAAGACCGACAACAGGTCACCATGCTACCGGAGTGCCTGGACGACTACATCGCAGAGGACAACCCGGTGCGCGTTGTCGATGTGTTTGTCGAAGAGCTGGATCTTCGTGCACTCGGTTTCGATGGGATCAATCCGGCAGTCACTGGCCGGCCTGCGTACCACCCAGCCGTGCTGCTCAAGCTCTACATCTACGGGTACTTGAACCGCATCCAGTCCAGCCGCCGGCTGGAGCGCGAAGCCCAGCGCAATGTCGAGCTGATGTGGCTGACCGGGCGCCTTGCGCCGGACTTCAAGACCATTGCGGACTTCCGTCGAAGCAATGGCACCGGCATCCGCAACGTCTGCAAGCGCTTCATCGCCATGTGCCGACAGTTGAACCTCTTCTCGCAGGCCATCGTGGCCATCGACGGCAGCAAGTTCAAGGCCGTCAACAGCCGTGACCGCAACTTCACGACCGGCAAGATCGAGGCCCGTCAGCAGCAGATCGAGCAGAGCATCCAGCGTTACCTGGACGCGCTGGAGACCGCAGACCGCACGCAGCCCGCTGAGGTCGAAGCCAAGACAGAACGGCTGCAGGAGAAGCTTCAAAAGCTGCGCGAACAGATGCGGCAACTCGATGGGCTCAAGGAGCAATTGAAGAGCCTGCCGGATGGCCAGGTCTCCCTCACCGACCCCGATGCACGTTCGATGGCCACCCAGGCCAAGGGATCGGGTCTGGTGGGCTACAACGTGCAGACCGCTGTCGATGCCAGGCACCACCTGATCGTCGCGCACGAGGTCACGAACGTCGGCAATGACCGGGCACAACTGCACAGCATGGCCTGTGCCGCAGACCAGGCCATGGGAAGCGAAAACCTGCAAGCCTTCGCCGACCGAGGCTACTTCAGTGGCCCGCAGCTCAAGGCCTGCGAGGACGCTGGCATCACGACCTTCGTGCCCAAGCCGATGACATCCAACGCGAAAGCCGAGGGGCGCTTCGACAAAGGCGACTTCATCTACATCGCCAAGGATGACGAGTATCAGTGCCCGGCAGGTGAGCGTGCGATCCATCGGTTCAAAACGATCGAGAAAGGCCTGAGCCTGAGCATCTATTGGTCAAGTGCCTGTCCGCACTGCCCGCTGCGCGAGCAATGCACGACCAGCAAATACCGACGTATCCGGCGATGGGAACACGAAGAAGTGCTGGAGCGCGTTCAGCAACGGCTGGACAGCAACCCCGAGGCGATGACATTGCGCAGGTCCACCGTGGAGCATGTCTTCGGAACGCTCAAGCACTGGATGGGCTCAACGCACTTCCTGATGAAGACCCTCAAGCACGTGGGCACCGAGATGAGCCTGCATGTCCTGGCCTACAACCTCAAGAGGGTGATGGGCGTGATGGGTATCGTGCAGATGATGAAGGCGATGCGGATGGCGAAGGCTTGA
- a CDS encoding alpha/beta fold hydrolase: protein MPAISSTRPDASAVGFPAASRRHALLGGAGVLAVLAIAVPAVAKAAGAGYADTLFVESGGRKLAYRSVGKGKPIVLAHRFRGVLDLWDPAFIDALAAQGFQVITFDHSGMGLSTGERSYNPSALVKDAKDLIDGLRLKDVVIGGWSFGGIVAQIYVAMFGASVSHAVLISTTPPGKLVKAGEQLFYDLAAQGPATLEQYTTMFFEPSDPASRAASQRSFERIFARETGRSPDVSVDWALAMFAAALAGMGITGLPSFVVADALRGKALERVRPGWHMLTTTLYAAMPTRKYVPARTRAFMDYLVESFDGRGGTVDPWLRGALAD from the coding sequence ATGCCTGCCATCTCATCCACTCGTCCCGACGCTTCTGCAGTCGGCTTCCCCGCAGCGTCCCGCCGACATGCCCTCCTGGGCGGCGCCGGGGTCCTTGCCGTGTTGGCCATTGCTGTGCCAGCGGTTGCGAAGGCTGCAGGCGCAGGATACGCCGACACGCTGTTCGTTGAAAGCGGTGGCCGCAAGCTGGCCTACCGCAGCGTCGGCAAGGGCAAGCCGATCGTGCTGGCCCACCGCTTTCGGGGCGTGCTTGACCTGTGGGACCCGGCGTTCATCGACGCGCTTGCTGCGCAGGGCTTTCAGGTCATCACGTTCGACCATTCCGGTATGGGCCTGTCGACCGGTGAACGCTCCTACAACCCCAGCGCGCTGGTCAAGGATGCCAAAGATCTGATCGATGGCCTGCGCCTCAAGGATGTGGTCATCGGCGGCTGGTCCTTCGGCGGCATCGTGGCGCAGATCTATGTCGCCATGTTCGGCGCCAGCGTCAGCCATGCAGTCCTGATCTCGACAACACCGCCCGGCAAACTCGTCAAGGCGGGCGAGCAACTCTTTTACGACTTGGCAGCACAGGGGCCTGCAACGCTGGAGCAGTACACGACGATGTTCTTCGAACCCAGCGATCCGGCCAGCCGGGCCGCCTCGCAGCGTTCCTTCGAGCGCATCTTTGCCCGCGAGACGGGCCGCAGCCCCGACGTGTCGGTGGACTGGGCCTTGGCCATGTTTGCAGCGGCTTTGGCGGGCATGGGCATTACCGGGCTCCCATCGTTTGTGGTGGCCGACGCACTGCGCGGCAAAGCACTGGAGCGCGTGCGCCCCGGATGGCACATGCTCACCACCACCTTGTATGCCGCCATGCCCACCCGCAAATACGTGCCGGCACGCACGCGTGCTTTCATGGACTATCTCGTCGAGTCGTTCGACGGCCGGGGCGGTACCGTCGACCCCTGGTTGCGCGGTGCACTTGCCGATTAA
- a CDS encoding DUF6328 family protein, with the protein MSKPEGFGNEPDELSDDGDLTDMLGELRVLLPTAQLLSAFLITVPFTPGFSAIANAEKWVFLATFVLAVVGLVLLSAPAVQHRLIRPLLDRPRFKSLASRQILVGAVALASALVSGAQLVLSTIFGHVVGSLAAALVAGLIFLLWWWLPRRWKQSGKL; encoded by the coding sequence ATGTCGAAACCAGAAGGATTTGGCAACGAGCCAGATGAACTTTCGGACGATGGCGACTTGACGGACATGCTGGGGGAGCTTCGGGTTCTATTGCCGACCGCGCAGCTACTTTCTGCTTTCCTGATAACTGTGCCATTTACCCCCGGCTTCAGTGCAATCGCCAACGCGGAGAAATGGGTCTTCCTTGCGACGTTTGTTCTGGCTGTTGTCGGCTTGGTACTTCTGAGTGCGCCGGCTGTGCAGCATCGCTTGATTCGGCCGTTGCTTGATCGACCTCGATTCAAGTCGCTTGCTTCCCGCCAGATTCTGGTGGGAGCGGTCGCGCTCGCGAGCGCTCTCGTTTCCGGCGCGCAGCTTGTACTGTCCACAATATTTGGACATGTGGTCGGGAGCTTGGCAGCTGCGCTGGTCGCCGGGTTGATATTTCTCCTATGGTGGTGGCTGCCGCGTCGATGGAAGCAATCCGGAAAACTGTAG
- a CDS encoding cation diffusion facilitator family transporter: MSASHEHALPTTGNERRLWIALGLTASFMIAEVVAGILTNSLALISDAAHMLTDAAALAIALAAVQIGKRKADSLRTFGYYRFEILAAAFNCLMLFGVAIYILIEAYSRFKNPPEVQTGAMMLVAILGLVVNLISMKLLQSGKDASLNVKGAYLEVWSDMLGSLGVIIGAIIIRYTGWTTVDAIIAVLIGLWVLPRTWVLLKESLNILLEGVPNGMDIAEVRNSIAKVSGVTSVHDLHIWALTSGKPSLTAHVVHDPSSTPEIVREAINAILADRFAVFHTTLQMESVSCRLADEMDTFTAPAKHVGRQAEGHA; the protein is encoded by the coding sequence ATGAGTGCCTCACACGAACATGCATTACCAACAACTGGGAATGAGCGACGGCTTTGGATCGCTCTTGGGCTGACGGCGTCTTTCATGATCGCCGAGGTTGTTGCGGGGATTCTCACCAACAGCCTCGCGCTTATTTCCGATGCGGCACACATGCTGACCGACGCGGCCGCTTTGGCTATCGCCCTTGCTGCAGTACAAATCGGCAAGAGGAAGGCAGACTCTCTCCGGACTTTCGGTTACTACCGATTTGAGATTTTGGCGGCAGCTTTCAACTGCCTGATGTTGTTTGGGGTTGCGATCTATATCCTGATAGAGGCTTACTCTCGCTTTAAGAATCCACCGGAGGTACAGACCGGCGCGATGATGCTGGTCGCAATCCTGGGCCTGGTCGTAAATCTGATCAGCATGAAGTTGCTGCAGAGCGGCAAGGATGCAAGCCTCAACGTTAAAGGTGCCTACCTCGAGGTCTGGAGCGACATGCTTGGCTCACTGGGTGTGATCATCGGAGCGATCATCATCCGTTACACGGGCTGGACGACGGTAGACGCAATCATCGCCGTGCTGATTGGACTGTGGGTCTTGCCGCGCACGTGGGTTCTTCTTAAGGAAAGCTTGAACATCCTGCTGGAGGGTGTGCCAAATGGGATGGACATTGCCGAGGTCAGGAACAGCATCGCCAAAGTAAGCGGCGTGACGTCGGTTCACGACCTGCACATCTGGGCCCTGACCAGTGGCAAACCCAGCCTCACGGCACATGTCGTGCACGACCCTTCGTCCACTCCTGAGATCGTGCGGGAAGCCATCAATGCGATTCTTGCTGACAGGTTCGCAGTTTTTCATACGACCCTACAGATGGAGTCGGTTTCCTGTCGTCTGGCGGATGAGATGGACACCTTTACGGCGCCGGCAAAGCACGTTGGTAGACAAGCAGAAGGCCATGCATAG